TCTTCCCAAACTTTTCTTGCTTGTTAATCTTGTTTGCTCTGAAACAAAAATGATaacttagtaaaaataaaaagataactgtagattgtaaacatttcaaatagaCAATAATACATTATGCATAACACATTTTCAAACATAACTTTTTATACCTACAAATAAGCATGTACTCGTAGTAATGCACAAAATCTCCTtaataagtttcaaattttacagttttcaaatataaaatgacatTTTGGAGGTGCTgatattttgtacaatttcacCAAAGCCGGTTTCTAACAACTTTTGACATATTCCAAATTTGGATATGCTTCCTTACTATATAGTTGTAATAAGCTATATTCTATGAGATTCCTAATGTAAGAGAGAACCGAATGCCCCTAATTTCGCCTCTGTAGTGAAGTATTACTAATCTATCTTTATACAAGTTAACTGATCAACTTACTCATATCGTAAACGCTTCACTCCCTTCTTGCTGGTGTCTGTAAGTTCATGCTCAAAAGAAGACTGTTTTCGCTTTCTTCCACCTGAAACAGGATCgcaattcttatatatttatagttaattttagaaTGTGTAAGGACGTGTGATATATGTAAAACCAAATTTGAAGCAGCTATAAATTTACTTAGAACACTCAAGCTGTTGCATTAATGAGTGCCAGCAGGAGAGTGCAAGAGGGTGCAACCACTCTCCTTGGCTCTGgagaaattataataaagtcAGGGAAATCggcaaataaacaaatcattgtGATACATAACTGTTTTTTGTTTAACACCTTCACAgctagaataataataatgtgaatctagctacagaatacattGATAACACCTTCATGTTctgactttaggacagccggAATAGTAGTAACAAGCATCCACCACAGCTAATGTAATGatgaacattatacattataacagATGTGGTcaacttatttttttttcgtCCACAAAATTCAATCTCCTTTTTGGTTCTTGTAAAAATATCTTGATAGATCAAAAAGTCTGCATTTTCCCTCATTCTTTTCCTACGAATACTAAGCATAAAAAATCCACACAAAGCATACAAGTCCACTGAGTAGTAaaaaaatgcaacattttaagcACTAGAATAGCATAAAATGTCATTTTCAATTATccattttccaaaattttcctGGGGAAATACTCCCGGACTCTACTTTTCTGGGGATTATTCTATTTTACAACTCCTTATAAAACTTTTCTGAGGGCACCCATGGTTACATTTTTTGTAGTCTCAAAAATTATTacttctttaattaataaaatattgttttatattaacaaactagagatttatttaattaataaaaagtttaattgacACTTTTAATTCCAACAGCTTAGTCACAAATCtacaaattatactattattttaattttaatttcctttttgatgtttatggcaataaaaatacattttttaattatgtaactaaCTCTGCAATATTGAACACGAAGAAACAAGCTAACATAGTAACCAGGGATTTGTCATTgttatcattaattataaattattcttttaacgttttaatattaatttttatctatgaaaattaaaacttcaattttcatagataatatgataatttaattaaaaattaaattatcatatacAAGAAACgataatttataatagttgtaaGACATTACTTTAAGTAGTACATTATTATCTGGTAGTTTGATGAAATTAGTCGAATCTGTAATAAGAatctttaatatttagttttagtatttcTTGAActaagttatgaatgtttttacaaagtgacattgttattattttgtgcaTTTTACAAAACAGGCTAGGCTTCTATTAAAACAATAGAttctaacagttttattttgacctaaacatgttataaaatagCAACATTTTTTGTAGCAACTATAAtgtctaatattatttaaagtcttATTGATTTCAATACAGCTGTCtaattaaatatcacatttattCTGTTTCTAATACTATTAAATTAGTACTCTATACAACGATTAATATCATAATTGCCAcagtttgttgtaatatttacctGTTGCTCCATCAAATGCACTGTCAActactgttttaattttctttggtttcCGCTTCTTCTTAGCCAATCTCGCTTGCAGCAACATGACCTTCTCCATTTCCTGCTGGACTCTTTCCTCAGGGCTCTCTTCAtgcttcttcttctttttcttgtTTTGGCGTGGCCTTTCTTGTACTTCATTTGGAGCTTTCTCTTCTTTCTCTTTGCCTTTCACTTCCTTCGACTTGCCTGGTTCATTCTTCATTTCAGTTAGTCTCAGTCTTTCTGTAAGAAGGCAGCAATTTAACTAGTTATCAAACTTCAATCACATCCAACCTAAGTGTACATAATTTCCAAAATCAAATTACTATATTACCTTTCTCCTCCTGGCGTTGTTTGTGGCTCTGGAACCATGACCGGGGCATTTCTTCTCCTCCCTCCTTGAGCAGTTTTTCTGCACGATTAGCTTGGTTCTCTGCTCTCTGCATTACTCTCTCCTCCCACTCTTCATGAAGGATCTTATTAATCTCATCCTCCAGTCTTGCCACCTTCTTGCGATACTTGTCCACAATTTCTGATCAAAtccacaatatattttattaaaaaaagtcatgTATAGTGcttttactgtttataaaaatgtaaacataacctGAATTTTCGATTTCATAGTTTATAgctaagaaaaattatttaatcaactgttttcATAACTTGTATATCACTGATGTATTTGGactatacagtatataattttaaagccaATCACTAAAAGAAATGGTGTACAATATCTTTTTACACGCTTTCTTTCAATATAGAAGTACTGTTTCCATCTATTAGTGCAGTTTATTTTAGTGCTTATTCACTTATGTGTCAATTGATTTACAAAATCATATGCTGGCAGGAGCTAGCCGACTAGTGTCATAGGTCTTAAGAGTGCTGATTTAGAGCTAAATTAGACAGTAGACATGCTACAGACATTATTGCTACAGGAATCAGTCTGTCAGTGTTTCACATCAAAATAGTTAGGTTAGTTATGGTTGGCCAAAGCACGGAACGTTCAGTTTTTAATCTTTATGtctgtgtatgtgtgttttatttaaaagttactttaacATCAATGAAGACTATgcataggaaataaatatttacatctttctaCAACCTGACTGATGATATTGTCTTGACATCCAAACCAGTTTCAAATacgaaataagaaaaaaaagaaaaaaacaaaaattcttaaGGTAAAAATACTTTTCTATCATTTCATTCTGTAATGCACAACTCTTCTGCAGGGATAATACCAATAGATAGCAAATGcccattacattttttatatcgaGATTTGGTAGAATTTTCTGCTTATTTACGCCTATGTAATCCTGGTAATATTTCTAACCATCCAAAACTATTGAACAGGAAGAGACTATCCAGACCTGCAGGTATCACTCTGCTCTTGACCGGATTGCGTGCTCGCTTGACGATCTGTTTGACCAGTTTGCGTTCATTCTCACCCGCAAGACTGACTGACACTCCAGCTCGACCCGCTCGTGCAGTTCGTCCCACACGGTGAATGTAATGTTCCAGAGTGGGTGGTAACAGGAAGTTGATGACCTAAAACAGTCAATTGTTCCTTTTAGTTTCCTGTATAAGTAAAGAAAACAATCCcgttaaacaaaacaaacatttttattattggtagaaacattttttataaaacctatacAAGACTgatatattttgaactaaaattagaataaaaacctcaatattttataaataatatttgatttgtaaCACTTAACAAAACTACTCATAAAGAAAGTAactctaaaactatttttttttttttttgagttttgataGTAATAAATGGATTATAAACATAATTGCTTAGATCAAAAAAGGTGAAAAagagtatttttttgtaattcaactCATAgacaattaatgaaaataaatttgtaaattaagttttgttgGCATTTTGCAATATCAAGTTAACCCACTGAGGTAGCCGCATTTAATTTAGGTGAAAATGTTAAGCGTTTAGTTATACAATAatcactttttttataataaagcagtgaaatttgaaacattgtttaaaataactgttcctctgcattgttatataaatttaaagaaataaaatgttttatttaaacacttacattaaatatgtaaaaatgtttgcaaaaGTTAACTCAAAAGTGAACTTAGGCCCAGTCATTTTTCTTGTTTCTCCCCCTAATGTAGACTGCtcactatttttacttttacttttgtttGGATAAATTGTCCAATTGTTTGCTAAATTCCATTGGAAGTGCTAGAAATGCTATGAACTATTGTAGGCCTACCAACAGAAGAATCTTCGGGACCAGAGTCAACTAGGCACGTCAACAGTATTTCTAGATCTAATACAGTACAAAAGTCAAATGTACTTTACTGTTGCTCATACTCATGAGGGGAGGGTATTATCATCCGAGTTGTCCTGTCCGGGAAATATTAGATAACCACCATCCTCAGTCTGAGTTGTTTTCAACTAAATTGAAATGGTTTCTAGATATGGGTATAATGCAATCTTCAAAGCTTTTATCACTATCTTGAATTATACTCACAACCACTGTACAATACTTCATAAACTTCTGAATCATGCTCCATCATTACACTTAATGTCAATAACAGTCAGAGAATACAGTGATCAGCagtgaaaaatacacaaaatattttaaaaacaggtaAGCCAcagtatgaaaacaaaattaattttttgtttgtggcATCTAAACACTTAGTAACAGAGATACCAACGATATCTAGCGGAAATACAGTGAACTACAAGAACCGTGTAATGTTAAATTCTATCCACGTAACCAGCACGTGTCAGCATTCATTTAATTTCTCAAGAATCACTacaatgaaaaaaacaataagtaCAAACCTGAAAATTAAGAGTAACAATAGAATAGGTAAATAAGGCATATAGCTTACTCTAAAACAACTGCAtcataaagaaacaaattaatgtGAGTGGTCATCTGTATTCAGAGTAACCATGCAGCAAACTTTACGGCGGTTTAGAGCTATCAGCAGGTGTCAAAGACACAAGTTCTTTATTAAGGCACCAAGTCTACTTAAACACAATCACAGTGCATTCAAACATTGAAAACAGGACTAATCCTACATTGCAGCTTGAGCGCATTCTTTATCTATTGGAAGTTTTCTCATCAAGTAAGTAGACTGGATTAATACAGTTTCAGGAGGGTTCTGGACCAATCGGGTATTGTTACAACTTCAGTAATGGGGAACTACACAGAGGCACATAAATAGAAGAGAACTGGTAAAGTTACATAAAATgtcacaataaatttttaatgttttgtatcaTTGGGTACTACAAGAAATTGGGAAATATGTTACAGTAGACCTCTATAATCTGGCACTGCACCACTTCAGCACTGTAGTAATCCAGTGTATTTTGGTGGATGTGGAGTGGAAAATTCAAGTTGAGACACGTTACTGAAAACTGTGTTAACAAACAACCTATGATCGCTCAGTTGTCTTGTGGTTAACCCGCTGTTCACGTTAACAGTGCCAGTGTTATCCATGCTATTATTGCTCCTGTGCTTAGTGTTGTAGAGAAAGTATTAAAAGTGTCTTTTCAAGCCAAGAAACAAAAGATAATACAaagaatgtttaaagaaaatgttttaatgcttttcatttaaaattaatatacaagtCTGTAATAGTAATTTTGAATAGTGTTCAGTGtaataaacacacattttctacattttaagcatttttattaatgaccttCCAATAATCCGACCTTTTCACTAATCCAGCAACACCGTGGTTATCTGCCAGATTAATGAGAGTCTACTGTATTAAGAAACGGCTTCAATCGTTGTGAAATTTCTCGTTTTAAAGGTATGGctaatgtttacaaaaactattgtATTACTATAGTTACTAGTACTGACAGTTTTGACACCAGAGATATCCAGACCCCGAGCTGCTACATCAGTGGCTACCAGAACATCCACCTGTTCCTCCTTAAACCTCTTCAGAGCCTCCAGTCTCTGCGGCTGAGACAGGTTTCCATGCAACTCTCCCACCTGTGCATCAAACAATTGCATTAAACAGAGGtctctaaacattttattaaatcaaataaattcaaaatacttgTTTGTCTGTCATACTCCATCTGCTTTTAGTGCTTGAAATCTGCAATGGAATAATgcacactaaaaatattttttcttccttCCTTTCTTCCTTTTTAGCCTGTTGTGAGTCCTcttggaccactggcctgtgcaaggatacTATCAAATAGATTAATGGGGAGATTCAATGCACTACAAGGTctatagtactgataaaaagtgtagcGTTCACAGACAGAAAATGCAAATTACATATACATACttagtcataaaaaatttataaaagcatacatttttttgtaagacATCGAAATTACATGATCCaatgtatttataatactgtCAAGTTTTGATTGTCTGGCTTAACTAAtcattattttctatgtattgaaaaaatatgattaatctTTGTTTCATATATCATGATGAAAAAATAGTTTGTATATTATGCATTGAACCTGAAACTGATCATCTTCAATACTACATCAAGATGTAGATACGTAATTCTTATTAAAGTTTGCATTGCTAAAGAAACAGATTTCCATTTAATTGGAAATATGAACAGCAAATAATACCAACTAAGGAATCAGAgcgaaaagtgttttatctctCCAAGGAAGTGCTACACACATGGTTTTAAATTTGTGGtttactaaaataactaaattaattttttaagtaggttatGTATCCACAGGTTTTTATGacgcaaaataaaacaaaaacacattttcagtCAGTTATTTACGTAAAGATGATCAGTTGTCATCCGGGAATGTGTGCAGCACTTACGGCGATGcacaaacctaaaaataaaaatatactaactgcaagcaatatataatttttaaaaatcagatAATTCGTTAATAAGATTATCCATTTGTGATTCTTCAAACACAAAGTATgacaaaaacattttagtgaatggtaatttgtgtactgccgataattgtttataactttcatatttttatgtgaCATAACTTTGAATTTACTAAGAGACACTAACTACAacaatagatatttaaataatttggaagTAGTGGAACTTGGATCCTGTATAAACCTACCAGAGTAACTGACAACCAGGACCATATTTTTGTACGGCACTTTGACATGAATTATATAAGATCAGCTTTGGTCCACACTGACATTACTAACCATTACAGTACTGGCCTGACAATCACTGTCTCACAGGATATATATAGATTGTTCTCTACGACCAACTTCTTTTACgtatcaaatatattattcaggAACATTTCTCGGTATTATGGATGGAACAACTCAGCTTTCGCACAGGCAGACTGTCCATGTAAGATTTTTCATGTTCTGTGTGTATAAcagttaaaagttataataaaatacgttatattttattttatttatatacttcaattcgattaattacataaattcaacAAATATTCGGTGGATTCGAGATTTGGCCTCGACAAATCACTACTTATTATCAATATGCcgtaaaatctgatattttaaatagaaaatttcagTGACTTAAATCATAATCCATGAATATTTGAAACTTCTGTGACCGGTAGACACccttttacttctttttatacATGATACCTGAGGCACAAAAGCCATTGACAGTTCTTGTATCTCCTTTGAGCTCAACATATTATCCCCTAGATGACTTATCACatctacaaatttaaattagttttatttggttCTTAAAACTGTAGACCACAAAATTATTCTAACTttacaaaattcttgaatcaTATACATTACCAAATATTCATATATCTAGTACTACCTACAAACAACAGCTGATGGCTGCCTCATTCAAGGCTCCTAAGTTCAACACATTCACAAGACCAAATAGCAACATGAACAATATACTTTACCTTGACACCAAGCAGACCAAGTAGTATGTGGATGCGGTGGGCCTGTTTCTTTGTGGTGACAAAAACCATAGTGTGGTCATGGAATGTACGGCAGACCAGGGCCGCCAATAGAGCTTCCCTGTCAGCTTCTTTATCCTTCCGGATTCTGgcacaaatacaattttattatacatcAATGACGGTTGTAGCTAACacaaacctatatatatatatatatatatatatatatatatatatatatatgtagtatataaCCTATATCATATTTCTTAAGGCGTATGTAGCCTGGTGTCATGACTACCATCTCAGTAAAAATGTCCAAACTATAACTGAATAAACTCactataacacaattaaaaagtaAGACCTTTCAACATTTGTAAAtgctataaaatttgttatagtgCTAAACTTAATTTAGGAATTGTTGGAAGTGTTTCTACACTGTTTTTACACAAGGTCTGCACaccttttattttgttaacaacttAAGATCATTTTATCAcctaataaataagttattttagtcATTTAACTTGTTACTTTCATTAAATAAGCCAATGGACTTCAATTAAATTAACCAACCGAGAAGATGATTTGCCTAAGTCAGCCAGAATGGTGTAGCACAGGATTAGTAAGCACTTCTTcgacttaaaaataaacaaatcaactTGACCAAACTACTAACTTCACAAACTCCTGACGAAGATTGAAGGCAACATCCTGGTTATTGTCGACAAACACACGGACAGGCTTGTCAAGTGACACTGCTGCCAGATCGCTGACTGCATCGGTCATGGTGGCAGAGAACAGCAACGTCTGACGTGTTCGTGCACACTGTTTGATTATCTCCGTCATCTGTTCTTGGAAATATTCGTCTAGCATCCTGGAATCATCAAATTTAATGTTACTCTATTTCTGTCAAATTGGAAATCTTCTACAGAGACCTGTTTTTGATCTTACACAGTGTTTTCAGGCCCAAGTTACAGTCTGTTGAGAGCTTCTACAACATTTCATATTTAGAAAACATTatgtccaaataaaataaatgaaaatattactatatcaCTTGAGAATTCAATTCAAGAGTAAAACCCACTCCTGTATGAACAGACAAAAACAGACAGCTGGTCTCATTCTGAATTCTTTATAAACAGATAGACATGATCTGTGACAAATATACAGCCTATCAATTCTTTGACAAGTTTGTGCTCTCTGcattataaactattttgttaatttttaacacatattaattacatttaagacaacactaaaaatatcattttatgaaataaaatctaaatctatGTTTTTAACTTGAGCAGCCCGATCAACAAATCTCGCAATAACTTCAGCTCTATTTAGCGTATAAGGGGGAGGATTAATTTAGaacaatttactattaaaatatgtgtttcaaATTAGCCTAGTTTGAATTAGTAACAATTTCAAATGTCTACCAGGAATCaatacaaatttagtataatGGAATATTTCACCTGCATGGTAAAACAAATGACCTATAAACTCACAATAAACCTACATAATTATGTATCAAACAATAATCTTTTGTCCAAGGTTTATCAACATATACTccataaataataacttatgcTATAAAcaggtataaaattaaaaatctgaattGATATAAACTACAAGTATCAATTgaccaaaaactaaatttaaagacattttaaaagaatatttaattggAAGACCACCATACAGCCTTGATGAATATTTGGaattttagcaattttaattaacaataatttttagtaGATATAGTAAGTTCTGTTCCCGCTATTGTTTCAATCTTTTTGCTATAATTTGCATTctttcaattttagtttatacttaccagtttaatatttatgatctaattttatttatttatattaatattttttcaacatagaaat
The Homalodisca vitripennis isolate AUS2020 chromosome 1, UT_GWSS_2.1, whole genome shotgun sequence DNA segment above includes these coding regions:
- the LOC124369811 gene encoding probable ATP-dependent RNA helicase DDX27 isoform X2, with protein sequence MIKEEKRSAPIDLIPTIKDFEEVPNYSEDSDEEEEFQPSKRKNKKKKDFDPDFHFVGSTLEYNKDVWNDLTKYVKRNAKSKVDDKILKARKKLKEENEDSDEDLEVKQEVVSDGELSLSDDELKRDNIRNKEKNIGKKKKKKMKLLENNAEEKSEEFFEDAPPFDMNASFYQMNLSRPLLKAIGSMNFVTPTPIQAATIPVALAGRDVCGCAATGTGKTAAYMLPTLERLLYRPRDATATTRVLVLVPTRELGVQVYQVSRQLAQFTNIDIGLAVGGLDLKVQESVLRRSPDVVIATPGRLIDHLKNTPTFSLDSVEVLILDEADRMLDEYFQEQMTEIIKQCARTRQTLLFSATMTDAVSDLAAVSLDKPVRVFVDNNQDVAFNLRQEFVKIRKDKEADREALLAALVCRTFHDHTMVFVTTKKQAHRIHILLGLLGVKVGELHGNLSQPQRLEALKRFKEEQVDVLVATDVAARGLDISGVKTVINFLLPPTLEHYIHRVGRTARAGRAGVSVSLAGENERKLVKQIVKRARNPVKSRVIPAEIVDKYRKKVARLEDEINKILHEEWEERVMQRAENQANRAEKLLKEGGEEMPRSWFQSHKQRQEEKERLRLTEMKNEPGKSKEVKGKEKEEKAPNEVQERPRQNKKKKKKHEESPEERVQQEMEKVMLLQARLAKKKRKPKKIKTVVDSAFDGATGGRKRKQSSFEHELTDTSKKGVKRLRYEANKINKQEKFGKKHQKPQSAFGKQKGKSYSNKSNFKKK